In a single window of the Bactrocera dorsalis isolate Fly_Bdor chromosome 2, ASM2337382v1, whole genome shotgun sequence genome:
- the LOC105227011 gene encoding solute carrier family 23 member 2, whose product MELTNVKVDGDLPQPPTSNGPSANNPADKEKTQPKLLYAINENPPWYLSIFLALQHYLTMIGAIVSIPFILTPALCMSDEDPDRGVIISTMIFVTGIVTLLQATWGVRLPIVQGGTISFLVPTLAILALPQWKCPSVEDIDALDEEDRVELWQIRMRELSGAIAVSALVQVVLGYTGLVGKILRFVTPLTIVPTVSLVGLTLFEHAAETASKHWGIAVGTTAMLTLFSQIMANVPVPFPAYRKGHGIEMRNFQLFRMFPVLMTIAIMWGLCGILTVTNVFEEGHPSRTDVRLKVLTNAKWFYVPYPFQFGLPSVTLSGVLGMLAGVLACTVESLSYYPTVSQMSGAHSPPLHAINRGIGTEGLGTVLAGIWGAGNGTNTFGENVGAIGVTKVGSRRVIQWASLIMIVQGVIGKFGAVFIMIPDSVVGGIFCVMFGMIIAFGLSTLQYVDLRSARNLYIIGLSIFFPMVLCKWMQEHPGAINTGNETVDSTLSVLLGTTILVGGLLGCFLDNIIPGTAEERGLIEWANEMPLGDANINDGTATDYDFPWGMETLRKWKWTYYVPFLPTYKLQKTN is encoded by the exons ATGGAGTTGACAAATGTGAAAGTGGATGGTGATCtt CCACAACCACCGACCAGCAATGGCCCCTCAGCAAATAACCCAGctgataaagaaaaaacacagccTAAACTCTTATATGCGATCAACGAAAATCCGCCATGGTATTTAAGCATATTCTTGGCGTTGCAGCATTATCTGACCATGATTGGCGCTATCGTGTCCATTCCATTCATTTTGACACCCGCTCTGTGTATGTCGGATGAGGATCCCGATCGTGGTGTCATCATATCAACAATGATATTCGTAACAGGCATCGTTACGCTGCTACAGGCCACTTGGGGTGTTCGTTTACCAATCGTACAAGGCGGTACAATATCGTTTTTGGTACCCACCTTAGCGATACTCGCGTTGCCCCAATGGAAATGCCCGTCGGTCGAAGATATTGACGCCTTAGATGAGGAGGATCGTGTGGAATTGTGGCAGATACGTATGCGTGAGCTATCGGGTGCGATCGCTGTATCGGCCTTAGTGCAGGTTGTGCTGGGCTATACGGGTCTTGTGGGGAAAATTTTACGCTTTGTAACACCACTCACTATAGTGCCGACTGTCTCGTTGGTCGGTCTCACACTGTTCGAACACGCTGCTGAAACTGCGTCCAAGCATTGGGGTATTGCTGTTGG TACCACAGCTATGCTAACGTTGTTCTCACAGATAATGGCGAATGTGCCGGTACCGTTTCCAGCATATCGCAAAGGTCATGGCATCGAAATGCGCAACTTCCAACTTTTCCGTATGTTTCCG GTGCTCATGACTATTGCTATAATGTGGGGTCTCTGCGGTATTCTAACCGTAACCAATGTTTTCGAAGAGGGCCACCCCTCACGCACAGATGTGCGTTTAAAGGTCTTGACCAATGCCAAATGGTTCTACGTGCCATATCCATTTCAGTTCGGATTGCCGTCGGTCACATTGTCCGGCGTATTGGGCATGTTGGCGGGTGTTTTAGCGTGTACCGTGGAGTCGCTTAGTTACTATCCAACGGTTTCGCAAATGTCAG GTGCACATTCTCCGCCTTTGCACGCCATCAACCGTGGTATTGGCACTGAGGGTCTGGGTACGGTGCTAGCCGGTATTTGGGGCGCTGGAAATGGCACAAATACTTTCGGCGAAAATGTCGGAGCTATTGGAGTTACCAAG GTTGGTTCCCGTCGTGTCATACAGTGGGCCTCCTTGATAATGATCGTGCAAGGTGTAATTGGCAAATTTGGCGCTGTTTTTATAATGATACCGGATTCGGTGGTTGGCGGTATCTTTTGTGTCATGTTTGGCATGATTATTGCTTTTGGACTTTCGACGCTGCAATATGTAGACCTGCGTTCGGCGCGCAACCTCTATATTATTGGCTTATCGATTTTCTTTCCCATGGTCTTATGTAAGTGGATGCAGGAACATCCGGGCGCCATTAATACTGGCAATGAAACGGTCGACTCGACCCTATCGGTTCTGTTGGGCACCACCATTCTTGTGGGTGGCTTACTTGGCTGCTTCTTGGATAATATTATTCCAG GTACTGCTGAGGAGCGTGGCCTCATTGAATGGGCCAATGAAATGCCACTCGGCGATGCGAATATCAACGATGGCACCGCTACGGATTATGACTTCCCATGGGGCATGGAGACTTTGAGAAA atGGAAGTGGACTTATTACGTACCGTTCTTGCCAACATACAAACTccaaaaaacaaactaa